The following is a genomic window from Elaeis guineensis isolate ETL-2024a chromosome 10, EG11, whole genome shotgun sequence.
TTAATTATTTCATgttgattataattttattttatattttatgttttatttggTAGCTTAATTCATGTATTTCATGGCAATCATAtttctttaattttattttttacattaatataatttaatgacTTATACTTCTATCTATGTGGAGATTTTTTCTTAGTGTGCATCTCATTACGAGGGTTTCAACCCGGATTAAATACTTCAGATACCCGtacatccatatccatatttatttcgtTAGATGATATAagtatggatatagatattatttggacgtaaaaatttatatctatatttattttaaatagatatagatacaatTTGGATActgaaaatatgaatataatgatgaatataatttaaataattaaattttataactacaaCGTCAAAAATATTACGATatagatgataaattaagttaacaaaatatttatataattatatatattttttaaaaattaataaatatcatataaaattatatagaattatatatagatatggatattcagatacggatcagataatctatattttttttacggatatgaatataaatatagatattagtcggatttttaaatttttttcatgtctaaattaatttagatattaaatAGATTCAGACATATAATATCCATATCATTTTCATCTCTGTGGACTAATAAGCATAAAAACATGGTAatccattataatattttttaataaaataaaatttttaaaataaatattaatttaaattatttttttatcttaattgTATTTGATTTATGTTAGGCTCTTTttggtatcattttttttttaatttgtaaaAGTGGAAGCACAAAATCTGATGTTAGAAAACATTTGGTTTATttacatatattttatttttaaaaatattttttttaaattatgattaaatatatatatatatttttttttgttcgacCGCGTTTTACTTGTTGTGGAAAAAGTAACTTGCTGGACCGTAAGTCCACTTTATCTCaacgcctttttttttttttaaaggattcTCCCGACGGTTATGAACCGAAGCATCCAGAATCCCACCTAACCCCTCCTTCCCAAACCCCCCCCGCCTCCATCCTCATATTCTCTCCCAACTCCTCTCGTTTCCTGCTCTCCTATTCATCTTGAGACTTTTATCGAACACCTGGCCGTCGTCATTCTCTATCGAAATCCTAGCTTGCTAGCGGCCATGGCGAAGTTCGGCGAAGGCGATAAGCGGTGGATTGTGGAGGACCGGCCGGACGGCACCAACGTTCACAACTGGCACTGGGTGGAGCGGGATTGCTTCGAGTGGTCGCGATCCTTCCTCACCTCGCTCCTCTCCAACCTCACCATCCTCGACGGCGAGGGCGACCTCGCCATCCGCACCAAGACTGTCGACCGCTTCGACGGCGAGGCGTACGTCAACGTCCGCAAGGGCAAGATCATCCCTGGCTACGAGCTTTCCCTCACCCTCTCCTGGGAGGGCGAGGCCCACAACTCTGCCAGCGACCCGCCGCTCCTCAAGGTCTCCGGCTCCCTCGAGGTCCCCTACCTCGCCGACGAGAACGCCGGGGAGGACCCCGAAGTCAAGATTACCGTCCGCGACGACGACGGCCCCGTCGGCCGACGGATCAAGGACGCCTTCATCGCCAAGGGCAAGTCGCTGGTGCTCGAGAAGATTCGGGCTTACGTTCAAGCAATGGCGAAGGGCGGGCCCGTGAAGGACGAGCTCGAGGTCAAGAAGGCGCCGTCAGCCGCCGGAAAGGCCCCGGCGGCTCCTGCGTCAGGGAATGCTgcgccggcggcggcggcggcggaagcaaagaaggagaagaaggtgaaGGAGGGCTTCAAGACGATAACTTTGACGGAGAAGTTTAATTGTAGGGCGTGCGATCTGTATGAGATCTTGATGGACGAGAACCGGTGGAAGGGATTCACTCAGAGCAATGCAAGGATCAGCAAGGAGGTCGGAGGACAGTTCAGTCTCTTCGATGGCTCGGTCACCGGAGTGAGCGAGGAATTGCAGGAAGGGAAGCTTATTGTTCAGAAGTGGAGGTCTGGGAGCTGGGCTGAAGGGATCCATTCGACGGTGCGTACATCAACGATCTTGAATCCCTTTTCTTAAATTTTTCCTTCAATCGAACCACTTCTTGCTAATTGGGTCTTTTCCTCTGTTTTCCATTCCTGGAATGCAGTTGCGGCTGATATTTGATGAGCCGGAGCAAGGAGTCACCGTCATAAAACTGACGCAGACTGACGTCCCAGAGGAGGACAAGTAagtgttttcttcttttttatttaaaaaaaaaaaactaagataaTGCAGACCATTGATATGTTGCTATTTGTATCTTTGTTTGTTTGAACTTAGTAGCTGGATACTTTTGCAGGTATGGGAATGCTACGGTGGTGGAGAACATGGAGAGGGGATGGAGAGAGCTTATCTTTAACAAGATAAGAGGACTCTTTGGTTTTGGAATCTGATCATTGTGGCAAGACTTTTTGTTTTCCTTCTCTAGAAGTCACAGATCATCTGAGTCTATTTATGCAGTATGATGTTTTGATAGTAGGAAATCCTTGAACTTTAAATATAGTGTCCTTATTGTTCAGCTTGCAAATGCTGCTGGAAACTTCTAGGATGTGTTTGATTGATTCATCATAACTTCCATTTTCTTTCTGATAGTGTTTCTGATTTAATCTATGGGGAGTTACAATTCGTAATTCTCACAAAGTGGGAAAGAATGCTGGTTACTTGTTATGGACTTGGTTGCCTTTCTGAATTAATGTATGTTATGGATTCGTGTATTGTTCCTTTGTTTTCttgctctctctagattattgtgTCCTTATATTGAGCATTTCCTTTCCTAGTGTCTTGATTATTTTcgtccaccaaaaaaaaaaaaagaggaaaatgtTATTTGCTAATCTCAAAATGCTTAGATGTTTTAGGATGGCCAACTTGTTGAAGTTCGATCTTATTACTAGGTAAAAATATATCAAGGCTGTAATATTAAGGAAATGTTTTGGAGCTCATTAGTGAGGTTGATCGTTTTTGACCATTTGGAATAAGGAATTGAACAAGATTTTCTAAATGTGAAGTGATCAAATtgagaacacaaaaaaaaaaaaaatgttaatgcCAGTAGGCAAAAATTTTGGTATTTAACGACTCCATTAGTCTCACCCTAACACTCTAAAACATGTGCCACATTGCTTAAACTGTTAGTTTATATCTCATTTTTCGACCCTTCAAAGTTTAAAGCTATCACAAAATTAGGAATAGATGGTGAAACTTTTATAaagttttcaattttttattggatGCAAATAGTGCTATGATAACAAGAATTGTGACATAATAGCCCTTAGAGTGTTCCCATTTGGAAAGAATTATAATGTCATGGCTTATGAAGAACACCAAACATGTGATGATTTTAGTTTAGATGGTGAAGTGGTGaagtttatttattaaatatgatgTCTATCATGGAGACATTGCTCCAGAAATAAATGAAGGTGAATTGAAGGAGCAAATCCCTTTTTCTGTATACTGCTACTTGATCTTTCTTTTTGTAATATTTGACGTGCATTAACAGGAAAAGTGTTTATTTACTATTTGCCTAATGTGAGATATTACATGGTTCAAGGAATCCTAGATGCTGGCAGAGAAAAGGATCATCAATAAGGGCATTGTAGTGCATTTATTACTCGTATCCAGGACTTGTATCATTGATGATGCCATGTGAGTTGCTAGAAATTTGTGAAGTGTATGGCTAATCCAATAATGCAAGTTCTACAAGAGGACTAGAATAGGCTGACATGAGACCAAATATACTCTTTCTAAAGATATTTTATTCGAAACTGTTATATGTCCAAGGTCCAATATTGAAATCAAGGTTTACAATCTTGGTATTAGATCCCGTACCATATTGGTACTGTGTCAGCACGCTCAATATAGGGCTTGTTTGCCTGATATGGGGTTTGGTTCGCTCGATATTGGTACAGTGTTGGTGCGTTCAATACTAAGTTCTAATTTAGTATCAATATAGGATGGTATACTTGGTACCAGACTATATGCATCGGTAGTGTGAAATGATGATTGAAatcaatcaaaaggtttcttgtTGTTTGTCCATGTCAACAATCAATTAGAAATACCTAGATGCATAAATCAAGAAATAGAAGTGTTTATTTACAATTTGCCTAGTGTGAGATGTCACATTAAAGAGGTTTCCTAATTGAGGTGCATCGATTAGGAAAAAGGAGTGTTTATTTATGATTTGTCCGGTGTGAGATATCACATTGTTCGAGGAATCCTAGGTGTTGGCGGAGAAAAGTATCATCAATAAAGGCATTGTAGTGTATTGTAGATTTTTATCCAAgatttgtatcatttgatcatgccaCGTGAGTTGCTAGAAATATGTGAAGTGTACGGCCAATCCAATAATGTAGTTTCATAAGAGAAGTAGAACAGACTAAGGGAAAATATCCTCTTTCTAAATAGGTTTTATTCGAACCTATTAAATGTCCAAAGTTCAATATTGAAATCAAGGTTCGCAATCTTGGTACTAGATCCTGTAGTGGTACCATGTTGATATTGTATTGGTATGCTGGGTACGGGGTTGGGTCGCCCGATATGGGGGTCAAATTATATATCAACACTCTATACGTACCTACTAACAAGTTTTGATTTAGTATCGGTACAATACGGTATACTTGGTATAGGACAATATGTATCGATACTATaaatattgataaaaaaatattatgaggTTTCCCTTTGTATGTGTCAACAAACACTTAGCAATACCTTGTCTTTTTTAAAATTGGTTCGAGTCGGTTAACAATGATTTGAAGCACTTCTTTCCGCATGATatctaaggacttcatcgtatGGATATGTTAAATATAGGATTCCAAATTTAGCAAGAAGAATGGATATGGATACTCAATTTAATGTGGGTAAACAAAATTCTGTACTCAATATCATGGATACATAGAAAACTTTGTGGAAAGTAGTATGTATGGTTTGGAAGGAGATTTTTGCAAGTAAAACCTTTTGCAGATTCAAGACATGGAATACCGGAAGGGTTTTGCATGGGTTGGATTCATGTTATATCCGCATTTGAACTTGATAAGGTATACCAAGATTGGATTTGTATTCAAATACATCAAACTAAGTAAATTGAtaagatataattgtattcaaatACATCAAACTAAGCTTCAAAATCGAATATAGACTCAATTCCTAgttggattcaatttttttttttccgaggTTCAATCTAGCATGGTAGGGGAAGTGTATGATTAAAAAAGGCCATTACATAGTTACGGTCCCGATAGTAGGTTTAATTTCCATTTATGTTTGATTTGATTGAAACATAGTCAAAACCTAAGGGCTTGTTTGGAGGGGTGGGCCAAAAATGCTATGGGATTCGTGGCCCAACCACAAAAAATATTGGATTATAAAGTGGTTAGGCCTATGTTTTCAAATACTCAATACCATCTTTTGAGTGGATTAGCCCAAATCccataggaagaaagaaaagacctGCTGAGGTCTTTTCTTTCCCCTGAATCCCATGGGGAGAAAGAAAAGACCTGCCGaggtcttttctttctctctataGGATTCGGGTTGATCCACTCTAATAGTTTCTAGGtttttataaatataggtcaaatcTAGTCTGACTTAACTGGCTGTCTTGGTCCAATCCATGAATCCCATGAGATTTTGGGCCTAGACATCCTAACAGGCCCCAAGTGTCATTCAGGATTTGGGAACTAAAATGGCAGTGAGCAAGAGTTAAGGACTGCATGCAGATCCAACTTTGACCCTAGAGGTCATTTGAAACTTATATTGGATCTATATCCAACCATTATAAAGTAATGGCTTTGAGCTACCCAACCATTATGAAATCATGGGTTCGACCTATCGGGTTTATGGGTTCCATTTACATCCCTAAATTACTAGGTTTAGTCAGAGTCCAAGGGCATTGTAACTTGGAGAGATATTTGTGATTCTGTCCATCAATGGACGGTTTTGACTTGAGAAAAAAGTATTTGATAGAGGCATGTGATCTTGAGATCTTGATTATTAACTCAAGATAGATGATTGGATGAAGATCATCATTTCTGTGCATGTTTGAATCACATGAAAATCATCATATCCCATTCCATGACTATCCAACCTTGTCCTAACTGGGGTCCTGACCTATTCTGACCCATGAAGATCACCTCTGTGGGAGTCTGGGGGCAAGGCTTGCTGTCGATCATTTTGAGCTAATTAATACAATGAGGGAAgaaaagatgaaaatataatttataatgccTACAATTGTCTTTCTGAAGTCTGGCTTTCCCA
Proteins encoded in this region:
- the LOC105053125 gene encoding uncharacterized protein — translated: MAKFGEGDKRWIVEDRPDGTNVHNWHWVERDCFEWSRSFLTSLLSNLTILDGEGDLAIRTKTVDRFDGEAYVNVRKGKIIPGYELSLTLSWEGEAHNSASDPPLLKVSGSLEVPYLADENAGEDPEVKITVRDDDGPVGRRIKDAFIAKGKSLVLEKIRAYVQAMAKGGPVKDELEVKKAPSAAGKAPAAPASGNAAPAAAAAEAKKEKKVKEGFKTITLTEKFNCRACDLYEILMDENRWKGFTQSNARISKEVGGQFSLFDGSVTGVSEELQEGKLIVQKWRSGSWAEGIHSTLRLIFDEPEQGVTVIKLTQTDVPEEDKYGNATVVENMERGWRELIFNKIRGLFGFGI